The Ahaetulla prasina isolate Xishuangbanna chromosome 4, ASM2864084v1, whole genome shotgun sequence genome has a window encoding:
- the UFSP1 gene encoding inactive Ufm1-specific protease 1 isoform X2, with the protein MALLSTVHLGLPPPGCPHRLALVSGPYDYYHYGCEGVDDRGWGCGYRTLQMMCSWLVAARGEAVAHHPVPSLKEIQDSLVKMGDKPPSFSGSRDWIGTVEAALCMDYFYDVPGKLLHVRLGRDLEGELETLYAHFQGGRGPVMMGGGRDHASKGLLGVSSGSEGHHLLVLDPHFYGRAGSLSRQEAQAKRWVSWRALSSFEETSFYNLCLPQFKAKAPPFHFV; encoded by the coding sequence ATGGCATTGCTGTCCACCGTCCACCTGGGCCTTCCCCCTCCCGGCTGCCCGCATCGCCTGGCTCTCGTCTCCGGGCCCTACGACTACTACCACTACGGCTGTGAGGGGGTGGACGACAGAGGGTGGGGCTGCGGCTACCGTACCCTCCAGATGATGTGCTCCTGGCTGGTGGCAGCCAGGGGAGAAGCAGTTGCCCACCACCCGGTTCCTTCCCTGAAGGAGATCCAGGATTCCCTGGTGAAGATGGGAGACAAGCCCCCCTCATTCTCAGGCTCGCGGGACTGGATCGGCACTGTGGAAGCCGCTCTCTGTATGGATTATTTCTACGATGTGCCGGGCAAACTGCTCCACGTCCGCCTTGGCCGAGATCTGGAAGGGGAGCTGGAGACGTTGTATGCCCACTTCCAGGGAGGCAGGGGGCCCGTGATGATGGGGGGAGGCCGGGACCATGCCTCCAAGGGGTTGCTGGGGGTCTCCTCTGGCTCCGAGGGACACCACCTGCTCGTTCTGGATCCGCACTTCTACGGCAGAGCAGGCTCGCTCAGCCGGCAGGAAGCCCAGGCGAAGAGGTGGGTTTCCTGGCGGGCGCTCAGCTCCTTTGAGGAGACCTCCTTCTACAACCTGTGTTTGCCCCAGTTCAAGGCCAAAGCCCCCCCCTTCCACTTCGTGTGA
- the UFSP1 gene encoding inactive Ufm1-specific protease 1 isoform X1, translating into MEAQCVERRSVAGWRVSRLTRRRIRTQVRFSGIRRAGMALLSTVHLGLPPPGCPHRLALVSGPYDYYHYGCEGVDDRGWGCGYRTLQMMCSWLVAARGEAVAHHPVPSLKEIQDSLVKMGDKPPSFSGSRDWIGTVEAALCMDYFYDVPGKLLHVRLGRDLEGELETLYAHFQGGRGPVMMGGGRDHASKGLLGVSSGSEGHHLLVLDPHFYGRAGSLSRQEAQAKRWVSWRALSSFEETSFYNLCLPQFKAKAPPFHFV; encoded by the exons ATGGAGGCGCAATGTGTAGAGCGGCGCTCCGTGGCGGGGTGGAGGGTTAGCCGTCTGACACGGCGTCGGATTCGAACGCAGGTACGATTCTCTGGCATCCGACGCGCAG GCATGGCATTGCTGTCCACCGTCCACCTGGGCCTTCCCCCTCCCGGCTGCCCGCATCGCCTGGCTCTCGTCTCCGGGCCCTACGACTACTACCACTACGGCTGTGAGGGGGTGGACGACAGAGGGTGGGGCTGCGGCTACCGTACCCTCCAGATGATGTGCTCCTGGCTGGTGGCAGCCAGGGGAGAAGCAGTTGCCCACCACCCGGTTCCTTCCCTGAAGGAGATCCAGGATTCCCTGGTGAAGATGGGAGACAAGCCCCCCTCATTCTCAGGCTCGCGGGACTGGATCGGCACTGTGGAAGCCGCTCTCTGTATGGATTATTTCTACGATGTGCCGGGCAAACTGCTCCACGTCCGCCTTGGCCGAGATCTGGAAGGGGAGCTGGAGACGTTGTATGCCCACTTCCAGGGAGGCAGGGGGCCCGTGATGATGGGGGGAGGCCGGGACCATGCCTCCAAGGGGTTGCTGGGGGTCTCCTCTGGCTCCGAGGGACACCACCTGCTCGTTCTGGATCCGCACTTCTACGGCAGAGCAGGCTCGCTCAGCCGGCAGGAAGCCCAGGCGAAGAGGTGGGTTTCCTGGCGGGCGCTCAGCTCCTTTGAGGAGACCTCCTTCTACAACCTGTGTTTGCCCCAGTTCAAGGCCAAAGCCCCCCCCTTCCACTTCGTGTGA